TTCCGTCTTTCTGGAAAACAAGCCCGGCCAGCTGGCCGAGTTTACCAAGCTGCTGGAGAGCCAGCAGATCAACATGTGCGCCCTGTCGCTGGCGGACGCGGAGGATTTCGGCATCCTGCGCATCATCGTGGACGATTCCTACAAGACCGCCTGCGTGCTCAAGGAGGCGGGGTATGTGTTCTCCATCACGCCCGTGCTGGCCGTGGAGATTCCCGATAAGCCCGGCAGCCTGGTACGCGTGCTCGACGTGCTGGGCGAAAATGGCGTCAATCTGGAGTACACCTACGCCTTTACCGTCAGCAGGAGCAAGAGCGCGTATATGATCTTCCGCGTGGCCGATACCGACAGGGCCATTGCGGTGCTGGACCAAAACAACATCCATCTGGTGTGCCAGGGCGAGCTCTCCGGCCTGCTGGATTAAATTTGCGCGGTTGCATGCCAAGGCGCGCGGGCAGTGCTGCCCGCGCGCCTT
Above is a window of Maliibacterium massiliense DNA encoding:
- a CDS encoding ACT domain-containing protein, translated to MTVKQISVFLENKPGQLAEFTKLLESQQINMCALSLADAEDFGILRIIVDDSYKTACVLKEAGYVFSITPVLAVEIPDKPGSLVRVLDVLGENGVNLEYTYAFTVSRSKSAYMIFRVADTDRAIAVLDQNNIHLVCQGELSGLLD